In the genome of Nitratireductor sp. GISD-1A_MAKvit, the window CGGGGCGACCGTCTTTTCATCTCATTGCTCGGCAGCGCGTTCATCCATCTGGGGTGGCTCGGGCTGATCGATATGCCCCTTTGGGGCGGCACGATTTTGTCTTTGATCTATGCCTATGCGGTGTTCCGCTGGGTGTAGGTCGCCGACAAAGCAAAGCGGGACGCGGGACGTTCCGCAAACCGGCGGACAGGAGCTTCAACACGGGCTCGAAAACCGCCAAACCATGTTCATGAAATGAATATGGAAACAGGAGGAGGAGTTTGAAATGAAAGCGCATTTGAAGACTTCTGTCGCAGCGCTTGCCCTGCTCTGGCTACCCGGCCAGGCCATGGCAGACATGGCGGCTGCGGAAAAATGGATCGACAGTGAATTCCAGCCTTCCTCGCTCAGCCGTGAGGAGCAGCTGGCGGAAATGGAATGGTTCATCAAGGCAGCTGAACCATTGCAGGGCATGGAGATCAATGTCCTCTCCGAAACCATCCCGACACATTCCTACGAGTCCGAAACCCTCACCAAAGCGTTTGAGGAGATCACCGGCATCAAGGTCAACCACCAACTTCTGGGCGAAGGCGAGGTGGTGCAGGCCGTACAGACCCAGATGCAGACCAACCGCAATCTCTACGACGCCTATGTCAACGATGCCGATCTGGTGGGCACGCATTCGCGCCTCCAGAGCGCGGTCAATCTTACCGACTGGATGGAAGGCGAGGGTGCAGACGTCACCTCACCGACGCTTGATCTTGAGGATTTCATCGGCATTGCCTCCGCGACCGGACCGGACGGCAAGCTCTGGCAATTGCCCGATCAGCAGTTTGCCAACCTCTACTGGTTCCGTAAGGACTGGTTTGATCGCCCTGAAATCAAAGAGAAATTCAAGGAGAAATACGGTTACGAGCTTGGCGTTCCGGTCAACTGGTCTGCCTATGAGGACATCGCTGACTTCTTCACCAACGATGTGAAGGAGATCGATGGTGTTCGCGTCTATGGTCACATGGATTACGGCAAGCGGGCACCGGATCTAGGCTGGCGCATGACCGATGCCTGGCTCTCCATGGCCGGCGCGGGCTCCAAGGGGCTGCCCAATGGTCGACCCATCGACGAATGGGGCATCCGCATGGAGGAGGGTTCCTGCAACCCATCCGGCGCATCCGTCAGCCGGGGTGGTGCTGCCAATGGACCGGCCGCCGTCTACGCCATCCGCAAATGGGATGAGTGGCTACGCCAGTATGCGCCGCCCGGGGCCGCCGATCTTGACTTCTACCAGTCGCTGCCGGCGCTCAGCCAGGGCAATGTCGCCCAGCAGATCTTCTGGTACACCGCCTTCACCGCGGACATGGTGAAGCCGAAGAGCGAGGGCAACAACACCGTCGATGACGAAGGCAATCTGCTCTGGAAGATGGCGCCGTCACCGCACGGCCCCTATTGGGAAGAGGGCATGAAGCTTGGCTATCAGGATGTTGGCTCCTGGACGCTGTTCAAGTCCACGCCTGTGGATCGCCGCAAGGCGGCCTGGCTCTACGCCCAGTTCGTCACCTCGAAAACGGTCGACGTGAAGAAGAGCCATGTCGGCCTCACGATCATTCGCGATTCCACGGTGAATCACGAATCATTTACCGAGCGCTCTCCGAAGCTCGGCGGGCTGGTCGAGTTCTATCGCTCGCCGGATCGGATTCTGTGGACGGACACGGGCGTTAACGTGCCGGACTATCCAAAGCTCGCCCAGATCTGGTGGCAGCAGATCGGCGACGTGAACTCCGGCGCCTTCACCCCACAGGAGGCGATGGATCGTCTGGCCGGCGAAATGGATATCACCATGGCCCGCATGCAGGCAGCCGATGAAAGCGCCAATGTCTATGGCGGATGCGGTCCGCGCCTGAACGAGGAAAAGGATCCGTCCGAGTGGATCGGCAAGGGTGGCGCAAAAGCCAAACTCGAGAACGAGAAGCCCCAGGGCGAAACCATCGTTTACGAGGAAATCGTCAAGCGCTGGCAGTAAGGCTGGTTGCAACCTGCCCGAATGGCATCAAAATGGACGGGGAGCCGGCGAGCCCGGCTCCCCGTTTGGCAAAGAGCTTCAGACCGATCCGGAGGACCAATGAGCGGTTTTGTATTGGCGATAGATCAGGGCACGACATCCAGCCGGGCAATCGTGTTTGATGCTTCAATGCAGCCGGTGGCGACCGGGCAAAGGGAATTTCAGCAGCACTACCCGAATTCGGGCTGGGTGGAACACGATCCCGAAGACATCTGGAAGGGGGTCGTTTCGACCGCGCGCAGCGCCCTGCGTAAGGCGAAGCTGGAAGCGGCTGATGTTTCAGCCATCGGGATCACCAATCAGCGCGAGACCATCGTTGTGTGGGACCGCGAAACCGGCAAGCCGATCCACAACGCCATTGTCTGGCAGGACCGTCGCACCGCCCCCATGTGCGAAAAGCTGAAGGCGGATGATCTGGAGAAAACCTTCACGCAAAAAACCGGCCTGCTTCTCGATCCCTATTTTTCCGGAACCAAACTCGCCTGGATCCTTGATGAGGTTGAGGGGGCGCGTGAACGGGCGGAAAAGGGCGAACTCCTTGCCGGCACCATCGACACGTTTCTGATCTGGCGTCTGACGGGCGGCAAGGCGCATGTCACGGACGCCACGAATGCCTCGCGCACCCTTCTGTTCAACATCGAGACCAATGAATGGGATGACGAACTCCTGAAAATTCTGCGTGTGCCGAAGGCCCTGTTGCCCGAGGTGAAGGATAGCGCCACCGATTTCGGCATGACCGAGAAAAAGCTATTCGGCGCGGCGATACCGATTCTCGGCGTTGCCGGCGACCAGCAGGCAGCCGTCATCGGTCAGGGCCTGCTTCGAACCCGGTATGCTCAAGGCCACCTATGGCACGGGCTGTTTCGCCGTGCTCAACACCGGCCAGACGATGGTTTCCTCAAACAACCGAC includes:
- a CDS encoding ABC transporter substrate-binding protein; translated protein: MKAHLKTSVAALALLWLPGQAMADMAAAEKWIDSEFQPSSLSREEQLAEMEWFIKAAEPLQGMEINVLSETIPTHSYESETLTKAFEEITGIKVNHQLLGEGEVVQAVQTQMQTNRNLYDAYVNDADLVGTHSRLQSAVNLTDWMEGEGADVTSPTLDLEDFIGIASATGPDGKLWQLPDQQFANLYWFRKDWFDRPEIKEKFKEKYGYELGVPVNWSAYEDIADFFTNDVKEIDGVRVYGHMDYGKRAPDLGWRMTDAWLSMAGAGSKGLPNGRPIDEWGIRMEEGSCNPSGASVSRGGAANGPAAVYAIRKWDEWLRQYAPPGAADLDFYQSLPALSQGNVAQQIFWYTAFTADMVKPKSEGNNTVDDEGNLLWKMAPSPHGPYWEEGMKLGYQDVGSWTLFKSTPVDRRKAAWLYAQFVTSKTVDVKKSHVGLTIIRDSTVNHESFTERSPKLGGLVEFYRSPDRILWTDTGVNVPDYPKLAQIWWQQIGDVNSGAFTPQEAMDRLAGEMDITMARMQAADESANVYGGCGPRLNEEKDPSEWIGKGGAKAKLENEKPQGETIVYEEIVKRWQ